In one Notolabrus celidotus isolate fNotCel1 chromosome 1, fNotCel1.pri, whole genome shotgun sequence genomic region, the following are encoded:
- the znfx1 gene encoding NFX1-type zinc finger-containing protein 1 isoform X2: MDDLWGAEPSNGDTDENGNSTRVKRTRSRKSKSKVATDGGGEGGGVECIGWRSMLRVETIGAGEDGRMEAGGVSGSGRGGGGGGGGAKQKGGAGSQGGGAKQKGGGGAGGGAGTGSQGAGAKQKGWGGAGGGGGAGTGSQGAGAKQKGWGGAGGGWRGSDRSGGSKEGSWQSQNGEKGLGGKDGWRRGGGQSVDRRGGRGGGREDGGGDRGGKNGGRAESTDRTGAPRGNGLGYKSLQELSEKDPSLVAITLASKPALKEVLSESMMRKDMVELFCLVMSKAFKARTSRVTLQHLAGIIKDSGFLRTVLPHYVVGMSLESNPDRRARYPLHLENIVAILSEVCETFPRSSLSTITLSVTLIQTSINSLRASQVVIQPEVEQKVERLQGLVKNLEERSWEGTLGSDRDASALLTNRGEYPGEEDLGDFRAIPIFPTYEELHKDERPFLRRNITSKRYTNTHEYLDTHFRLLREDFVRPLREGIQQLLWNQKDMGRSDDTLKKKQFDDIRVYFDTKLLVPKCTHTGLAYEVQFDVQPLKFVRWENTKRLIFGSLVCLSCDNFQTFLFATVSDREPKDLSKGLLQISFTKESRALLATIQKSQPFLMVETTAYFEAYRYVLEGLQEQREDRLPFERYIVECSSDVEPPAYLRRNDIYDLKAIAEPKHKRTIKPFRSLHPKTWPKLEELGLDESQMRAFKLALTKELAIIQGPPGTGKTHVGLKIAQALLTNQDLWRNRNDAVPMLVVCYTNHALDQFLEGIHKFLRDGIVRVGGRSSSEILKNFNLRELLHSKTSNTARPYQLRFAQREIYKDLEEEEKKIKAETLKMECCQKGILFEAYLKNYISVIHWTSLHQQPVLQTYDGFEMWSEKKSDLLTEWLGLSSVTFQQRETEYANVFAVMPDAAPEGAMEMEMEKEDLIDIIEEADMILADRIIEDHPGPRENREVREARKKEHMKQALREAEGMMLAMNLGEAEIQVEQSEQNGGVWEIQPEERKRIKNYIKKELGETSIMSATEERAVENVWTLSMRDRWRLYRLWVARYREELSLRVQQCEQDYQNAVDRLAEVKRHESLLVLKNAKVIGMTTTGAAKFRKLLQEVRPRLVIVEEAAEVLEAHTITTLSEATEHLILIGDHQQLRPSATVYDLAKNYNLEMSMFERLVKMEVPFVRLNYQHRMRTEIARLLTPHIYSELENHPSVLEYENIKGLDSNMFFVEHKQLEGNIKDGKSHKNMHEAEFVVALCRYFLNQDYKPEQITILTTYTGQLYCLRSIMPAKEFNGVKVHVVDKYQGEENDIVLLSLVRSNHQGKAGFLNIPNRVCVALSRAKKGLYCICNREMLGKIKLWSNIFSTLEENDQIGSALTLRCQNHPDREVKASCAEDFKQAPEGGCTLPCEYRLDCGHVCTRVCHPYDPKHEKYRCGKHCTKTLCDLEHKCPLQCYQECPKNCTVRVEKIIPHCQHTQKVPCHQDPSSFTCRMPCQRLLSCGHPCDSWCGLPCTSRCMVQVTLELRCGHSTQGACFYKTVPEEPECKVPCKHQLKCGHACRGTCGRCFTGMFHCSCSHQCERILICSHKCQEPCTRNCPPCKRKCENRCVHSRCNKPCGEPCAPCNEPCDWQCPHQSCTKLCHEPCDRPPCTKPCEITLGCGHPCIGLCGDKCPSKCRVCDREDVTEIFFGMEDDPEACFIQLEDCGHIIEYSAMDTYMGMDDNQQGDDGGEVAIKLKECPKCRTPIRKNLRYGCHINSSLAEIEMVKAKINGDQANLKEQREALKKQWKEKVSACTVLEHREYMNIEAQLEGNSLTANDLWVLENRMDFLLRIAKVKNIQMDKIRFVQTSRLEEKIKEFVHWLNHKQQRFTEQQVFDLQRELQRLNLMTELHVRWDKAEEIGQTEKIRSELAAMNEALAKPGQFTEQDEDRIKKMMKELNRKFPITGLNITDEERKMIVSAMKMRQGHWYKCPNGHVYIITECGGAMESRRCPDCGAVIGGGSHRLASGNQVASEMDGAQHAAWSEQNNLLNFEEFNN; encoded by the exons ATGGACGACCTATGGGGAGCAGAACCAAGTAATG GTGATACTGATGAAAATGGGAATTCTACAAGAGTCAAACGTACCAGAAGTAGAAAGAGCAAAAGTAAGGTGGCgacagatggaggaggagaaggaggaggtgttGAATGTATAGGATGGAGAAGCATGTTAAGGGTGGAGACAATAGGTGCAGGTGAAGATGGCAGGATGGAAGCAGGTGGGGTGTCTGGGagtggcagaggaggaggaggaggaggaggaggggccaAACAGAAAGGAGGAGCAGGTAGTCAGGGGGGAGGTGCTAAACAAAAGGGAGGGGGaggtgctggaggaggagcaggaacaggaagtcaggggGCAGGTGCCAAACAGAAGGGATGGGGaggtgctggaggaggaggaggagcaggaacaggaagtcaggggGCAG GTGCCAAACAGAAAGGATGGGGAGGTgctggaggaggatggaggggtAGTGATAGAAGTGGCGGAAGTAAAGAGGGAAGCTGGCAAAGTCAAAATGGAGAGAAAGGTTTGGGTGGAAAAGATGGATGGAGAAGAGGAGGCGGACAGAGTGTGGataggaggggaggaagaggaggtgggaGGGAAGATggtggaggagacagaggaggtaAAAACGGTGGAAGAGCAGAATCCACGGACAGAACCGGGGCACCACGGGGCAACGGCCTTGGCTATAAATCACTGCAAGAACTCTCCGAAAAAGACCCATCCTTGGTGGCCATCACCCTGGCGTCCAAACCGGCTCTGAAAGAGGTCCTGAGTGAGTCAATGATGAGGAAGGACATGGTGGAGCTCTTCTGCCTGGTTATGAGCAAGGCCTTCAAAGCAAGGACAAGCAGAGTGACCCTGCAGCACCTGGCCGGCATCATCAAAGATTCTGGGTTCCTCCGCACAGTACTGCCTCACTATGTGGTGGGCATGAGCTTAGAATCCAACCCTGACCGCAGGGCTCGATACCCTCTGCATCTGGAAAACATTGTGGCTATTCTGTCTGAG GTCTGCGAAACATTCCCCAGGAGCTCACTCTCCACAATCACTTTGTCAGTGACACTGATTCAAACCTCCATCAACAGCCTCAGGGCATCACAAGTTGTAATCCAGCCTGAAGTGGAGCAGAAAGTGGAGCGTCTTCAAGGCCTGGTCAAGAACCTTGAGGAGAGATCCTGGGAGGGAACCCTGGGCTCGGATAGGGATGCCTCTGCCCTCCTAACCAACAGGGGTGAATACCCAG GTGAAGAGGACTTGGGAGATTTCCGAGCCATACCCATCTTCCCGACTTATGAAGAGCTCCATAAGGATGAAAGGCCCTTCCTCAGACGCAACATCACCTCGAAGCGCTACACAAACACCCACGAGTACCTCGACACACACTTCCGGTTGCTGAGAGAGGACTTTGTGCGGCCGCTCCGCGAGGGaatccagcagctcctctggaaCCAGAAGGACATGGGAAGGAGTGACGATACTCTGAAGAAGAAGCAGTTTGATGACATCAGAGTGTATTTTGACACCAAGCTGTTGGTGCcaaagtgcacacacactggGCTTGCTTATGAAGTCCAGTTTGATGTGCAGCCACTGAAG TTTGTGCGCTGGGAGAACACCAAGAGGCTTATCTTTGGATCCCTGGTCTGCCTGTCATGTGACAACTTCCAAACCTTCTTATTTGCCACTGTGTCAGATCGCGAGCCAAAGGACCTGTCTAAGGGACTGCTCCAGATTTCCTTTACTAAAGAAAGCAGAGCATTGTTGGCCACAATTCAG AAAAGTCAGCCATTCCTGATGGTGGAGACAACAGCCTACTTTGAGGCTTATCGCTACGTCCTCGAGGGCCTCCAGGAACAGAGGGAGGACAGACTGCCCTTTGAGAG GTACATCGTGGAATGCAGCTCAGATGTGGAACCTCCAGCCTATCTGCGGAGAAATGACATTTATGACCTGAAAGCCATCGctgaaccaaaacacaaacgCACTATTAAGCCTTTTCGCAGCCTGCACCCAAAGACTTGGCCAAAATTGGAGGAGCTGGGGCTGGATGAGTCTCAGATGAGAGCCTTTAAGCTGGCCCTCACCAAGGAGCTGGCAATCATACAGGGACCTCCTGGCACTG GGAAAACCCATGTTGGTCTTAAAATAGCTCAGgctctgttgaccaatcaggatctcTGGAGAAACAGAAACGATGCAGTTCCCATGTTGGTAGTCTGTTACACTAACCATGCCCTGGATCAGTTCCTGGAGG GTATTCATAAGTTCCTGCGAGATGGCATTGTGAGAGTAGGAGGCCGCAGCAGCAGTGAGATCCTGAAGAACTTCAATCTCAGAGAACTGCTTCACTCAAAGACCTCCAACACGGCAAGACCCTATCAGCTGCGTTTTGCACAACGTGAG ATTTACAAAGAccttgaagaggaggagaagaagataaAGGCTGAGACTCTGAAGATGGAGTGTTGTCAGAAAGGCATCCTGTTTGAAGCCTACCTCAAGAACTACATTTCAGTCATACACTGGACCAGTCTGCATCAACAACCT GTTTTGCAGACTTATGATGGCTTTGAGATGTGGAGTGAGAAGAAGTCCGATCTGCTGACGGAGTGGTTGGGTTTGAGTTCTGTCACATTCcagcagagggagacagagtaTGCAAATGTATTTGCAG TCATGCCAGATGCAGCACCAGAGGGAGcaatggagatggagatggagaaagAGGACCTCATTGACATCATAGAGGAAGCAGATATGATCCTTGCAGACCGGATTATTGAAGACCACCCCGGCcccagagaaaacagagaagtcAGAGAAGCCAGAAAGAAGGAACACATGAAGCAGGCTCTCAGAGAGGCAGAAGGAATGATGCTTGCTATGAACCTGGGTGAAGCTGAAATCCAGGTTGAACAGAGCGAGCAGAACGGAGGAGTATGGGAG ATTCAAccagaagagaggaaaagaataAAGAACTACATCAAGAAAGAGCTGGGGGAGACCTCCATCATGTCCGCTACAGAAGAGAGGGCTGTGGAGAACGTTTGGACCCTGAGCATGCGAGACAGATGGAGACTCTATCG GTTGTGGGTGGCACGCTACCGGGAGGAGCTTTCCCTCCGAGTCCAACAGTGTGAACAAGACTATCAGAACGCAGTGGACAGACTGGCTGAAGTCAAACGACATGAGAGCCTCCTTGTGCTGAAGAATGCCAAG GTTATCGGGATGACAACAACGGGGGCAGCCAAGTTCCGAAAACTCCTGCAGGAAGTGCGTCCACGTCTGGTCATTGTTGAGGAAGCTGCAGAGGTTCTCGAGGCTCACACAATCACCACACTGAGTGAAGCCACCGAACACCTCATCCTCATCGGAGACCACCAGCAG CTGCGCCCCAGTGCCACAGTCTATGACCTTGCCAAGAACTACAACCTGGAGATGTCCATGTTTGAGAGGCTGGTGAAGATGGAAGTCCCTTTTGTCAGACTCAACTACCAG CATCGTATGAGGACAGAAATTGCCCGTCTTCTGACCCCACACATATACTCCGAGCTGGAAAACCATCCCTCTGTGTTGGAATATGAAAACATCAAG GGCCTTGACTCCAATATGTTCTTTGTGGAGCACAAACAGCTTGAAGGAAACATCAAAGATGGAAAAAGTCACAAGAACATGCACGAGGCAGAGTTTGTAGTCGCTCTTTGTCGCTATTTTCTTAATCAGGACTACAAACCAGAGCAAATTACCATCCTCACTACCTATACAGGCCAGCTGTATTGTCTGCGAAGCATCATGCCTGCGAAAGAGTTCAACGGGGTCAAAGTGCATGTAGTGGACAAGTACCAAGGAGAAGAGAACGACATTGTATTGTTGTCTCTGGTCCGCAGCAACCACCAAGGAAAAGCTGGCTTTTTGAACATTCCTAATCGCGTCTGCGTAGCCTTGTCTCGTGCGAAGAAAGGTCTTTACTGCATTTGCAACAGAGAAATGCTGGGTAAAATCAAACTGTGGAGCAACATTTTCAGCACCTTGGAAGAAAACGACCAAATTGGGAGTGCCCTGACACTGCGCTGTCAGAATCATCCGGATCGAGAGGTAAAAGCTTCTTGTGCCGAAGATTTCAAACAAGCACCTGAGGGGGGCTGCACCCTGCCCTGCGAGTATCGTTTGGATTGTGGCCATGTTTGCACAAGAGTCTGCCACCCCTACGATCCCAAACACGAGAAGTACAGGTGTGGGAAGCACTGTACGAAGACTTTATGTGACCTGGAACACAAGTGCCCATTGCAGTGCTATCAAGAATGCCCAAAGAATTGTACAGTGAGGGTTGAGAAGATCATACCCCATtgtcaacacacacagaaggtTCCCTGCCACCAGGACCCGTCATCTTTCACATGCAGGATGCCCTGCCAGAGGCTGCTTAGCTGTGGGCATCCATGTGACTCATGGTGCGGGTTGCCATGCACGAGCAGGTGCATGGTGCAGGTCACCTTAGAGCTGAGATGTGGCCACAGCACGCAGGGTGCTTGCTTTTACAAAACAGTGCCGGAAGAGCCTGAATGCAAAGTTCCTTGTAAGCATCAGTTAAAATGTGGCCATGCCTGTCGGGGAACATGTGGCAGGTGTTTTACGGGAATGTTCCACTGCTCATGTTCTCACCAGTGTGAGCGTATCCTGATCTGCTCTCACAAGTGCCAGGAGCCTTGCACGCGGAACTGCCCCCCCTGTAAGAGAAAGTGTGAGAACCGCTGCGTCCACAGCAGGTGTAACAAGCCGTGTGGAGAGCCCTGCGCTCCATGCAACGAGCCTTGTGATTGGCAGTGCCCTCACCAAAGCTGCACCAAGCTTTGCCACGAGCCATGCGACCGTCCACCATGCACCAAACCCTGTGAGATCACCCTGGGCTGTGGTCATCCATGCATCGGTCTGTGTGGAGACAAATGTCCCAGCAAATGTCGCGTCTGTGATCGCGAGGATGTCACAGAGATTTTCTTTGGCATGGAGGATGACCCTGAGGCCTGCTTCATTCAACTAGAAGACTGTGGTCACATCATTGAATACTCAGCCATGGACACATACATGGGGATGGATGACAACCAGCAGGGAGATGATGGAGGGGAGGTGGCGATAAAACTGAAAGAATGTCCCAAGTGTCGAACTCCAATCCGCAAGAATCTACGCTATGGATGTCATATCAACAGCAGTCTGGCTGAGATAGAGATGGTGAAGGCGAAGATAAATGGAGATCAAGCCAATTTAAAAGAGCAGAGGGAGGCTCTTAAAAAGCAGTGGAAGGAAAAGGTTTCAGCGTGCACGGTGCTTGAGCATCGGGAGTACATGAATATTGAGGCTCAGCTCGAAGGAAACAGTCTCACGGCAAATGATTTGTGGGTCCTGGAGAACAGGATGGACTTTCTTCTAAGAATCGCAAAAGTAAAGAATATCCAAATGGATAAAATTCGCTTCGTTCAAACCAGCAGACTGGAAGAGAAGATCAAAGAGTTTGTGCACTGGCTCAACCACaaacagcaaagattcacagagCAGCAGGTCTTTGATTTGCAAAGAGAGCTACAGAGACTCAACCTTATGACTGAACTCCACGTCCGATGGGACAAAGCTGAGGAAATAGGACAAACTGAAAAAATCAGATCGGAGTTGGCTGCAATGAACGAAGCTCTGGCAAAGCCCGGCCAGTTCACCGAGCAAGATGAAGACCGAATCAAGAAAATGATGAAGGAACTAAACAGAAAGTTTCCAATCACAGGCTTGAACATCAccgatgaggagaggaagatgatCGTCTCGGCTATGAAAATGCGCCAAGGTCACTGGTACAAGTGTCCGAACGGCCATGTCTATATCATAACTGAGTGTGGAGGCGCTATGGAGAGTCGGCGCTGCCCTGATTGCGGCGCAGTTATTGGTGGGGGCAGTCACAGGCTGGCAAGCGGCAACCAAGTGGCTTCTGAGATGGACGGGGCACAGCACGCTGCTTGGTCCGAACAGAACAACCTTCTCAACTTTGAAGAATTCAACAACTGA